A region of Nakaseomyces glabratus chromosome M, complete sequence DNA encodes the following proteins:
- the DUR12 gene encoding bifunctional urea carboxylase/allophanate hydrolase (CAGL0M05533g~Ortholog(s) have role in nitrogen compound metabolic process) → MTATNICPSIGWSIQDWIDFHFKSTPKDSYESLLELVKNQRIAPEDPAWISVATESLLEQQWQLLQSRHEKEKLPLYGVPIAVKDNIDAKGFPTTAACPSFSYMPTRDSTVVELLKQAGAIIIGKTNLDQFATGLVGTRSPYGRTPCVFSDKHVSGGSSAGSASVVARGIVPIALGTDTAGSGRVPAALNNIIGLKPTRGIFSCSGVVPACKSLDCVSVFSMNLSDAEKCLKIMTKLDIENDEYSRSFPANPLQSFNKNLTVAIPKNVMWYGEKENPLLYDRAIDNFKQLGAQIKIIDFEPLLELARCLYEGTWVAERYAATRKFLETSPQQSTLDPVVYGIIKSATKFDAADAFEYEYKRQGILRKVEVLLQDIDVLCVPTCPLNPSFEEVDKEPILVNSRQGTWTNFVNLADLSALAIPVGFRSDGLPNGVTLIAKKFEDYALLQLAKRFLAQLYPSGTRPYGMFLDRYVGLKDDSLEGPIVSSDDSIVLAVVGAHLRGLPLHWQLEKVNATFICSTKTAKKYELYALPKNGPVLKPGLRRITSGTGSQIELELYSVPKEKFGEFISFVPEPLGIGSVELENGKWVKSFICEESGYNSTGSIDISHYGGFRAYIESIIPSNESKKGHFKTVLVANRGEIAVRIIKTLKSMQIKSLAIYSATDKYSQHVLDVDMAQALDGHTVEETYLHVEKIISIAKKYDVDAIIPGYGFLSENASFADRCEQEGIQFIGPRGETIRKLGLKHSAREVAKSAGVPLVPGSPLVKNADEAFTIAKNIGYPVMVKSTAGGGGIGLQKVDNEQDMRKAFETVKHQGSSYFGDSGVFMEKFIDNARHVEVQIMGDGKGKTLALGERDCSLQRRNQKVIEETPAPNLPRETRQKMLTAAERLGAYLNYRGAGTVEFIYDEQRDQFYFLEVNTRLQVEHPITEMVTGLDLVEWMIKISAGVMPSLDEFNISQNGASIEVRVYAENPLKDFRPSPGELVDVQFPNDCRVDTWVKKGTKISPEFDPTLAKIIVHGKDRNEAILKMKKALNETKIYGCVTNVDYLKSLISSEMFRNAQLSTNYLNTYEYSPSAVEIIEPGALTTIQDYPGRVNYWRIGVPPCGPMDNYSFRLANRIVGNDERTPGIEITLTGPTIKFYSDSLVSIAGGEVCCKLDEKKIPMFEPISVKTGSVLSIGKIVKGSRAYLAIRGGIDVPKYMGSFSTFTMGNLGGFNGRALKRGDVLSLPQQFDSEHGIPSPCFSPEKAPIYVRPDIPNDGVWTIGVLAGPHGAPDIFESEGMMEFFKSEWKVHYNSNRFGVRLIGPKPKWSRTDGGEGGLHPSNTHDYVYSLGAINFTGDEPVIITCDGPSLGGFVCQAVVSEAEMWKVGQLKPGDTINFTPIDWQSARNLKENQDVIINDMSSCALQKLSDQPLLKSPEDPILFQKDGQELQSPKVVYRQAGDRYILIEYGDDIFELNLCYRIKSLIDIISQRNTKGIKEMSQGVRSVLVEYDGYEISQKELLKTLIAYEEQLPQEKNWSVKSRIFRLPMAFEDKETLACVKRYQETIRSKAPWLPNNVDFVAEVNNLTHDDIRQLIYTTRYMVLGVGDVFLGSPCAIPLDPRNRLLGSKYNPSRTFTKRGVVGIGGSYMCIYAADSPGGYQLVGRTIPIWDRLMLQSKKDEPWLLSPFDQIEFYPVSEEQIDEYTDEWDNGNYKIDVDDVVFDHGSYLKWVQDNIEAIEEHQRAQRGDNYSKFAQKIQEANADLKQTTTEVIEQNILEDDCEYIFSEYAGRFWKPIVEIGASIEKDQGVAVIEAMKTEMIVSSSVVGKLKKFLFKNGDMVDAGDPVAIIQCL, encoded by the coding sequence ATGACTGCTACTAATATTTGCCCTTCAATAGGCTGGTCTATCCAGGATTGGATAGACTTTCACTTCAAATCCACCCCTAAGGATTCATATGAATCTCTTCTTGAGTTAGTGAAGAATCAAAGAATTGCACCAGAGGACCCAGCATGGATCAGTGTGGCAACCGAATCATTGCTAGAGCAACAATGGCAGTTGTTGCAAAGTAGACACGAGAAAGAGAAATTACCACTTTACGGTGTTCCTATTGCAGTAAAGGATAACATCGATGCAAAGGGTTTCCCTACAACAGCAGCTTGCCCATCCTTCTCTTATATGCCAACAAGAGACAGTACTGTTGTAGAATTGTTGAAGCAGGCTGGAGCTATCATTATTGGTAAGACTAATTTAGATCAATTTGCTACAGGTCTTGTCGGAACTAGATCGCCATATGGCCGCACTCCTTGTGTTTTCAGTGATAAGCATGTTTCTGGGGGCTCTTCAGCGGGTTCTGCGTCTGTTGTAGCTAGAGGAATTGTTCCCATCGCATTAGGGACAGATACTGCAGGCTCGGGAAGAGTTCCTGCGGCacttaataatattattggCTTAAAGCCTACAAGAGGAATATTCTCTTGTAGCGGTGTTGTCCCAGCCTGTAAATCATTGGATTGTGTTTCTGTCTTTTCAATGAATCTTTCAGATGCTGAGAAATGTCTTAAAATCATGACCAAActtgatattgaaaatgatgaatatTCAAGATCATTTCCAGCTAATCCTCTTCAAAGCTTTAACAAGAATCTCACTGTCGCTATTCCTAAGAATGTTATGTGGTATGGTGAAAAAGAGAACCCACTCTTATATGATAGGGCCATCGATAATTTCAAGCAATTAGGAGCACAgataaaaattattgatttcGAGCCACTTTTAGAACTTGCCCGTTGTCTTTATGAGGGAACTTGGGTAGCAGAAAGATATGCTGCTACAAGGAAGTTTCTAGAAACATCCCCCCAACAGAGTACTCTTGATCCAGTTGTTTATGGTATCATCAAAAGTGCAACTAAATTTGATGCTGCAGATGCTTTTGAATACGAATACAAACGCCAAGGTATACTGAGAAAAGTGGAGGTCTTACTGCAAGATATCGATGTCCTATGTGTACCGACCTGCCCACTAAACCCAtcctttgaagaagttgacaAAGAGCCAATACTAGTCAACTCAAGGCAAGGAACATGGACTAATTTTGTTAACTTAGCTGATCTATCAGCTTTAGCAATACCCGTAGGATTCCGTTCTGATGGATTGCCTAATGGTGTAACACTAATAGCCAAAAAATTTGAGGACTATGCTTTACTTCAACTGGCAAAACGGTTTTTAGCTCAGCTATATCCAAGTGGTACCAGACCATATGGAATGTTTTTAGACAGATATGTCGGATTGAAAGATGACTCTTTAGAAGGACCAATTGTAAGCTCTGATGATTCTATAGTTTTAGCTGTTGTGGGTGCCCATTTAAGAGGATTACCACTTCATTGGCAATTGGAGAAAGTTAATGCTACATTTATTTGCTCGACAAAAACAGCCAAAAAATATGAACTATACGCATTGCCAAAAAACGGCCCTGTTTTGAAACCAGGTTTGAGAAGAATTACAAGTGGAACAGGTTCTCAAATCGAACTTGAATTATATAGTGTTCCTAAAGAAAAGTTTGGtgaatttatttcttttgttccAGAACCACTAGGAATAGGGTCGGTGGAACTGGAAAATGGAAAATGGGTTAAGTCTTTTATATGTGAAGAAAGTGGTTATAACAGTACAGGTTCTATAGACATTTCTCATTACGGCGGCTTTAGGGCTTACATTGAGAGTATAATACCATCTAATGAATCAAAAAAAGGACACTTCAAGACAGTATTAGTTGCAAATAGAGGAGAAATAGCTGTGCGTATTATAAAAACACTGAAATCAATGCAAATCAAATCACTAGCCATTTACTCTGCGACAGATAAATACTCTCAACATGTTCTTGATGTCGATATGGCTCAAGCTCTTGATGGACATACAGTGGAAGAAACATATTTGCATGTTGAAAAGATTATTTCGATAGCAAAGAAATATGACGTCGATGCTATAATTCCCGGCTATGGTTTCTTATCTGAGAATGCATCCTTTGCCGATAGATGTGAACAAGAAGGTATACAATTTATTGGGCCTAGGGGTGAAACAATTAGAAAATTAGGTCTAAAGCATTCCGCAAGAGAAGTTGCTAAAAGTGCTGGAGTACCGCTAGTGCCTGGTTCTCCACTAGTCAAGAACGCTGATGAGGCCTTTACGATTGCAAAAAACATTGGATACCCAGTTATGGTGAAATCAACCGCTGGTGGAGGTGGAATTGGGTTACAAAAAGTTGATAATGAGCAAGACATGAGAAAAGCATTTGAGACTGTTAAGCATCAGGGATCATCCTATTTCGGTGACTCAGGAGTTTTTATGGAAAAATTCATTGATAACGCAAGACATGTTGAGGTCCAAATTATGGGGGATGGTAAGGGCAAGACACTTGCTCTAGGTGAACGTGATTGCTCATTACAGCGTAGGAATCAAAAAGTAATAGAAGAAACACCGGCTCCTAACCTTCCTAGAGAGACTAGACAAAAAATGCTAACAGCTGCAGAGCGATTAGGAGCATACCTAAATTATAGAGGTGCAGGAACTGTTGAGTTTATTTACGACGAACAGAGAGATCAATTTTACTTCTTAGAAGTCAACACCAGATTGCAAGTCGAACATCCTATCACTGAAATGGTAACAGGCCTTGATTTGGTTGAATGGATGATTAAAATATCTGCCGGTGTAATGCCTTCTCTCGATGAATTTAACATTTCACAAAATGGAGCTTCAATAGAAGTACGTGTATATGCAGAAAATCCTTTAAAAGATTTTAGACCATCTCCAGGAGAGCTTGTCGATGTACAGTTTCCAAACGACTGCCGAGTGGATACTTGGGTTAAGAAGGGAACCAAAATCTCCCCTGAGTTTGATCCTACATTGGCTAAAATAATTGTTCATGGCAAAGATAGAAATGAGGCTATTttaaaaatgaagaaagcATTGAAtgaaaccaaaatatatGGATGTGTTACAAATGTCGACTACTTAAAAAGTCTGATCTCTTCAGAGATGTTCAGGAATGCGCAGTTATCAACCAACTATCTTAACACCTATGAATATAGTCCATCAGCAGTCGAGATAATTGAACCTGGCGCGCTAACCACTATTCAGGACTACCCTGGCAGGGTCAACTATTGGAGAATTGGCGTTCCTCCATGTGGTCCTATGGACAATTATTCATTCAGATTGGCTAATAGAATTGTAGGTAATGATGAAAGAACACCAGGCATCGAAATAACTTTAACAGGTCCTACTATAAAGTTTTACTCTGATAGTTTAGTATCCATAGCAGGTGGTGAGGTATGTTGTAAATtggatgaaaagaaaataccaaTGTTTGAGCCTATATCTGTCAAAACTGGGTCCGTTCTTTCAATTGGTAAAATTGTAAAAGGCAGTCGAGCATACCTAGCCATTAGGGGAGGTATCGATGTACCCAAATACATGGGATCGTTTTCCACCTTCACTATGGGTAATTTAGGAGGATTTAATGGTCGAGCATTGAAAAGAGGTGATGTCTTGTCTCTTCCTCAGCAGTTTGACTCTGAACACGGTATTCCATCACCATGCTTTTCACCAGAAAAAGCTCCTATATATGTTAGACCTGATATACCAAATGATGGCGTCTGGACTATTGGTGTTCTAGCTGGTCCTCATGGCGCACCTGATATTTTCGAATCCGAAGGTATGATGGAGTTCTTCAAATCCGAGTGGAAAGTTCATTACAATTCTAATAGATTTGGTGTAAGACTGATTGGACCAAAGCCTAAATGGTCCCGTACTGACGGTGGTGAAGGAGGTCTTCATCCTTCTAATACTCATGATTACGTTTACTCGCTTGGTGCTATCAATTTTACTGGAGATGAACCTGTTATAATTACTTGTGATGGACCTTCTCTCGGTGGATTTGTATGCCAAGCTGTCGTCAGTGAAGCAGAGATGTGGAAGGTTGGACAATTGAAGCCAGGTGATACAATTAATTTTACCCCAATAGATTGGCAAAGCGCTAGaaacttgaaagaaaatcaagatgttattatcaatgatatGTCCTCGTGTGCGCTTCAGAAGCTAAGTGATCAACCACTACTTAAATCACCAGAAGACCCGATACTTTTCCAAAAAGATGGTCAAGAATTGCAATCGCCTAAAGTAGTTTACAGACAAGCTGGGGACAGATACATCCTGATTGAATATGGAGATGACATTTTTGAATTGAACTTGTGCTACAGAATAAAATCTTTGATAGATATTATATCccaaagaaatacaaaagGGATCAAGGAGATGTCACAGGGTGTTAGATCAGTATTGGTTGAATATGACGGCTATGAAATTTCGCAGAAAGAATTACTTAAGACGTTAATCGCATATGAAGAGCAATTACCCCAAGAAAAAAACTGGTCGGTGAAATCAAGAATATTCAGACTACCAATGGCTtttgaagataaagaaactCTTGCATGTGTGAAGAGATACCAAGAGACAATACGCTCTAAAGCACCATGGCTACCAAATAATGTAGACTTTGTTGCCGAAGTTAACAACTTGACACATGATGATATCCGTCAGCTAATATACACAACGAGATACATGGTACTTGGTGTTGGAGATGTATTTTTAGGATCACCGTGTGCCATACCCTTGGATCCACGGAATAGATTACTAGGTAGCAAGTACAACCCTTCTAGAACTTTTACTAAAAGAGGAGTAGTTGGAATAGGTGGATCCTATATGTGTATTTATGCCGCGGATAGTCCCGGCGGGTATCAATTGGTTGGCAGAACAATCCCTATTTGGGATAGATTGATGTTAcaatcaaagaaagatgAGCCATGGTTATTGTCCCCATTTGATCAAATTGAATTTTACCCTGTCTCAGAGGAAcaaattgatgaatataCCGATGAGTGGGACAATGGTAATTACAAAATCGATGTAGATGATGTTGTTTTTGATCATGGTAGTTACTTGAAATGGGTTCAAGATAATATCGAAGCTATAGAGGAGCATCAGAGGGCCCAAAGAGGGGACAACTATTCAAAATTTGCCCAAAAAATACAAGAGGCGAATGCAGATTTGAAACAAACCACAACTGAAGTTATTGAACAAAACATATTAGAAGATGACTGCgaatatattttctctGAATATGCAGGCAGATTCTGGAAACCTATAGTAGAGATTGGAGCAAGCATAGAGAAAGACCAAGGTGTTGCTGTGATTGAGGCTATGAAAACGGAGATGATAGTTTCATCATCTGTGGTTggaaaactgaaaaaattcttattcaaaaatggaGACATGGTTGATGCCGGTGATCCTGTGGCAATAATTCAATGCTTGTAA
- the EXO5 gene encoding Exo5p (CAGL0M05577g~Has domain(s) with predicted single-stranded DNA 5'-3' exodeoxyribonuclease activity): MTLRDVEKLRLWRLKIFRNQQPILRAKPPHASRKTQYLFQKIDNVKSQFGTDGKGDLLWQRDGMNPYHDLYDPGDLKTHRLSVTKLLTKSWCELRFAYDLYSRLPLFREAHLAAGERTHQKLENSEHTPVIRPQDIPQFSETVEIVEDDLHVLAASWAETITRLIHLFSSGDAREILCHGYLNKETNQLYDPMETEVWDPSQHILISGIIDHLTLTSKNGNLPLNNHHRSIDDSIAKLKNTRNEFAKNGLTIQISDVKTRTRKFIPPQESVQNATKLQLMYYRHFLLSLGTDSDNTYEMLLYNARIRGVDVDQPLNPANCLLIMIQMDGFVGDFVKLQNGDGFQFPKFDNAPISHSFTLADAKHHQFLQNINSHELAGQLLNGTFAKPITLRYFAMRLAQMYSMLTPLISEKLKVEYYHNNECFQEVEFVNDKKSLGESCRSASSFWFGKRAIEPVEATTFNYNQYCKHCDYRDHCAWIKDSLAKSTKLGDELTQIARRIHNI; the protein is encoded by the coding sequence ATGACTCTTCGGGATGTTGAGAAGCTGAGGCTATGGCGGTTAAAGATATTCCGAAACCAGCAACCCATTCTCCGTGCGAAACCTCCCCACGCCAGTAGAAAAACCCAGTACTTGTTTCAGAAGATCGACAATGTCAAATCACAGTTCGGCACAGATGGCAAAGGCGATCTCTTGTGGCAGCGTGATGGAATGAATCCATACCACGATCTGTACGACCCCGGAGACTTAAAGACCCATAGATTGTCGGTTACTAAGCTTTTGACCAAATCGTGGTGCGAGTTGCGCTTCGCTTACGATCTATACTCAAGGCTACCTCTGTTTAGAGAAGCACACTTGGCCGCCGGTGAACGCACACACCAAAAATTGGAGAACTCCGAGCATACTCCAGTGATCAGACCTCAGGACATACCGCAATTCTCAGAAACAGTGGAAATAGTAGAGGATGACTTGCATGTGTTGGCGGCCTCCTGGGCAGAAACTATCACTAGGCTTATACACCTTTTCTCAAGTGGAGACGCAAGAGAAATACTGTGTCATGGGTACCTGAATAAAGAAACAAACCAACTCTATGATCCTATGGAAACAGAAGTTTGGGACCCATCACAACATATCTTGATTAGCGGCATTATCGATCATTTGACGCTCACCTCAAAAAACGGAAATCTTCCATTAAACAATCACCATAGATCAATCGACGACTCCATTGCCAAACTTAAGAATACTCGTAATGAATTTGCTAAAAACGGCTTGACTATTCAAATAAGTGATGTCAaaacaaggacaaggaaATTTATACCGCCTCAGGAATCGGTTCAAAATGCCACTAAATTACAATTGATGTACTATAGACATTTTTTACTAAGTCTAGGCACCGACTCAGACAATACTTATGAGATGTTGTTGTACAATGCAAGAATACGAGGTGTGGATGTAGATCAGCCATTAAACCCTGCTAACTGTTTGTTAATAATGATACAGATGGACGGATTTGTTGGAGACTTTGTCAAATTGCAAAACGGTGATGGGTTTCAATTTCCTAAATTTGATAACGCTCCAATATCTCATTCGTTCACACTAGCGGATGCCAAGCATCATCAATTCCTCCAAAATATAAACTCTCATGAACTGGCTGGTCAACTCTTGAACGGTACTTTTGCTAAGCCTATTACGTTAAGGTATTTTGCCATGAGACTTGCACAAATGTACAGTATGTTGACTCCATTGATCTCAGAAAAACTAAAGGTAGAATACTATCATAATAACGAGTGTTTCCAGGAAGTTGAGTTCGTTAATGATAAGAAAAGCTTAGGTGAAAGTTGCAGGAGTGCAAGTAGTTTTTGGTTTGGCAAAAGGGCCATTGAACCCGTAGAAGCTACAACTTTCAATTACAATCAGTATTGTAAGCACTGCGACTATCGAGATCATTGTGCATGGATAAAAGATAGCCTTGCTAAAAGTACTAAGCTTGGAGATGAGTTGACTCAGATTGCTAGAAGAATCCATAATATTTAA
- the YSY6 gene encoding Ysy6p (CAGL0M05593g~Has domain(s) with predicted endoplasmic reticulum localization) codes for MAVQTPKQRLANEKFNKNVEKQRKFGKKKQDKQKTELPISKSWVYFILFLLIGGGVLELFSLLF; via the coding sequence ATGGCTGTTCAGACACCTAAGCAAAGATTGGCTAACGAGAAGTTTAACAAGAACGTGGAGAAGCAGAGGAAGTTCggtaagaagaagcaagaCAAGCAAAAGACTGAACTACCTATCTCCAAGTCCTGGGTCTATTTCATCCTGTTCCTGTTGattggtggtggtgttcTAGAGCTGTTTAGTCTGTTgttctaa
- the TOS1 gene encoding Tos1p (CAGL0M05599g~Ortholog(s) have cell surface, endoplasmic reticulum, extracellular region, fungal-type vacuole, hyphal cell wall localization), which yields MFQLLTLLLPLVSKVSADCQMIAGNYYCSKTDAAIYSNVGFSGSYQDVTSMDEQSCVCSQQPFSFGGALAPFDEELSVHFRGPLKLSQFAVYYPASSNSKRAVAEEDCDSVVAKPVHKHKRDVAVEVIEVTETVFIDENGNTVTASGTSTSMSTPTPSNPSQVQSSQAPSQAPVSSSNKGTTTLSSTSKNTPSSSSSFQAASSSAAPIQDGGDWSRVAYFSPGTASGCTFMNHQGGTAGSGVWSSCFGNSISFANSDGVTGAGSPQPLGDVTIKSGQEYMIFSSTQCSANNAECGYYREGIPAYKGFGGNRKIFYFEFSMPSDTNGNGYNQDMPAIWLLNAKIPRTLQYGLSTCSCWATGCGELDLFEVLSPGSDKMITHIHDGQGGGTQDFFQRPTDGIFRAVVIFNASDKTIHLVQVDSAPAGGLSNDQVQQWLNKAGSAAALP from the coding sequence atGTTTCAGTTGTTGACGTTGTTACTACCGTTGGTCAGCAAAGTTAGTGCTGACTGCCAGATGATTGCTGGTAATTACTACTGTTCCAAGACAGATGCTGCCATTTACTCGAATGTCGGTTTCTCTGGTTCTTACCAGGATGTGACGTCGATGGATGAACAGAGCTGTGTTTGTTCACAGCAACCTTTCTCCTTTGGTGGTGCTTTGGCTCCATTCGATGAAGAGCTCTCTGTTCATTTCAGAGGTCCTCTAAAACTATCACAATTCGCAGTGTACTACCCTGCTTCTTCTAACTCAAAGAGAGCTGTCGCAGAAGAGGACTGTGACTCCGTGGTCGCTAAACCTGTCCACAAACACAAGCGTGACGTCGCAGTTGAAGTCATCGAAGTCACCGAAACAGTATTCATCGATGAAAACGGTAACACTGTCACCGCTTCCGGAACTTCCACTTCCATGTCTACTCCAACTCCATCTAACCCTTCCCAAGTACAATCTTCCCAAGCTCCTTCCCAAGCTCCTGTTTCTTCCTCCAACAAAGGTACTACAACTCTATCCTCCACTTCAAAGAACACTCCTTCCTCTTCCTCCTCCTTTCAAGCCGCTTCTTCTTCCGCTGCTCCTATCCAAGACGGTGGTGACTGGAGCCGTGTCGCTTACTTCTCCCCAGGTACTGCCTCTGGCTGTACTTTCATGAACCACCAAGGTGGTACTGCAGGCTCTGGTGTCTGGTCCTCTTGTTTCGGTAACTCCATCTCTTTCGCCAACTCTGACGGTGTCACTGGTGCAGGCTCCCCACAACCTCTAGGTGACGTTACCATCAAGTCCGGCCAAGAGTACATGATCTTCTCCTCTACCCAATGTTCCGCAAACAACGCCGAGTGTGGTTACTACAGAGAAGGTATCCCAGCTTACAAGGGTTTCGGTGGCAACAGAAAGATTTTCTACTTCGAATTCTCCATGCCAAGTGACACTAACGGCAACGGTTACAACCAAGACATGCCAGCTATTTGGTTACTAAACGCCAAGATTCCAAGAACTTTGCAATATGGTCTATCAACCTGTTCCTGTTGGGCTACCGGCTGTGGTGAATTGGATCTATTCGAAGTGCTAAGCCCAGGTTCAGACAAGATGATCACTCACATCCACGACGGCCAAGGTGGTGGTACCCAAGATTTCTTCCAAAGACCAACTGATGGTATCTTCAGAGCTGTTGTTATCTTCAACGCTTCTGACAAGACCATCCACTTGGTTCAAGTCGACAGCGCCCCAGCTGGTGGTCTATCCAACGACCAAGTCCAACAATGGTTGAACAAGGCCGGCTCCGCTGCTGCTTTGCCATAG
- the CSH1 gene encoding mannosylinositol phosphorylceramide synthase catalytic subunit CSH1 (CAGL0M05621g~Ortholog(s) have mannosyltransferase activity, role in mannosyl-inositol phosphorylceramide biosynthetic process and cis-Golgi network membrane, fungal-type vacuole, trans-Golgi network membrane localization) — MKKELKLLIYANFMLVVFILYYTFDLLMLCIDDTFQDALLDFELNPPRDRVTGLEVHDGKPELIPKIIHQTYKTEDIPEQWKESQKKCIDLHPDYEYILWTDEMALKFIKEEYAWFLDTFENYKYPIQRADAIRYFILSHYGGIYIDLDDGCERRLDPLLKVPAFVRKTSPLGVSNNVMGSVPRHPFYLKLLNSLKHYDKYWFIPYLTIMGSTGPLFVSVIWKQYKRWGVPENGVVRIMQPADYKKHTYSFFSISKGSSWHMDDAVFMKSLENHILSCVVAGFIVGFIILYGEYVFYCWLCASWLGSSNDPEAESQDDEDDFIYNKGSQYYQQGHGSIFLGTSISPLRKLNKSLFSTLYTKLVPSSSSSSASACSVSEKYSTPKLSRSVAEYYSLRKENSVHFNSPTPKGKRSRKDSNVRFTNFLLSDIEKLDPNVEDLTN, encoded by the coding sequence aTGAAAAAGGAGTTAAAGTTGCTTATATACGCCAACTTTATGTTGGTGGTGTTTATCCTGTACTATACGTTTGATCTGCTGATGTTGTGTATAGATGATACTTTCCAAGATGCGCTGTTGGACTTTGAGCTGAATCCACCTAGAGACAGGGTCACTGGTCTAGAAGTGCACGATGGGAAACCTGAGTTGATTCCAAAGATTATCCACCAGACTTACAAAACAGAGGATATACCCGAGCAATGGAAAGAATCACAGAAGAAATGTATAGACCTGCATCCAGATTATGAGTATATCCTGTGGACAGATGAGATGGCTCTAAAATTCATCAAGGAGGAGTACGCTTGGTTCCTTGACACATTTGAGAACTACAAGTATCCTATACAGCGTGCCGATGCCATCAGATACTTCATATTGTCACACTACGGTGGTATATACATTGACCTGGATGACGGTTGTGAAAGAAGGCTCGACCCACTATTGAAAGTGCCCGCGTTTGTTAGAAAGACCTCGCCGTTGGGTGTCTCGAATAATGTGATGGGCTCTGTCCCTAGACATCCTTTCTATTTGAAATTGCTCAACTCTTTAAAACATTACGACAAGTACTGGTTTATACCATACCTGACCATCATGGGCTCAACTGGCCCACTTTTCGTAAGTGTCATATGGAAACAGTACAAGAGATGGGGTGTGCCCGAGAACGGTGTGGTGAGGATAATGCAACCAGCAGACTATAAGAAGCACACATACTCATTCTTTTCTATCTCAAAGGGTTCTTCATGGCATATGGATGACGCAGTTTTCATGAAATCTCTGGAGAACCATATATTGTCATGTGTTGTTGCTGGCTTCATTGTTGGGTTCATCATCCTGTATGGTGAATATGTTTTCTACTGTTGGTTATGTGCCTCTTGGTTGGGTTCCTCGAATGATCCAGAAGCAGAAAGtcaagatgatgaagacgatTTCATTTACAACAAAGGAAGTCAATATTACCAGCAAGGTCACGGCTCAATCTTTTTGGGCACAAGTATTAGCCCTTTGAGAAAACTAAATAAAAGTCTATTCTCAACATTATACACAAAGCTGGTACcgtcatcgtcatcttcttcgGCATCGGCCTGTTCAGTTTCAGAGAAATACTCTACTCCGAAACTAAGCAGATCAGTAGCTGAGTACTATTCCTTAAGAAAGGAGAACAGTGTACATTTTAACAGCCCCACGCCTAAGGGTAAAAGAAGTCGTAAGGACTCTAACGTCCGTTTTACCAATTTCCTGCTTTCCGACATAGAGAAACTTGATCCTAATGTGGAGGACCTAACGAATTAG